Proteins encoded together in one Astatotilapia calliptera chromosome 7, fAstCal1.2, whole genome shotgun sequence window:
- the il17c gene encoding interleukin-17C, which produces MDYKPVLIFVLFIVPMWSSKMFRCYNDQELQAAADRKLRTHYLRPTEAPRTTARSSSYSCPLELYKTPLSDEQRDRSLSPWRFVTHIKEDHFPSTYVGAQCLCSGCIQLKDNKMIEDYDYNSVPIIQNRVFLKKELCDDKKTYRLRPVNVEVAVGCTCVRPQSS; this is translated from the exons ATGGACTATAAACCG GTTCTCATCTTCGTACTGTTCATCGTGCCCATGTGGTCGTCCAAGATGTTCCGGTGCTATAACGACCAGGAGCTACAGGCAGCGGCGGACAGGAAGCTGAGGACGCACTACCTGCGGCCCACAGAGGCTCCGCGGACCACGGCTCGCAGCTCATCTTACTCTTGTCCCCTGGAACTTTACAAGACGCCGCTGTCAGATGAGCAGCGAGACAGGTCTCTGTCCCCCTGGAGATTCGT aacTCACATCAAGGAAGATCACTTTCCTTCGACATATGTTGGTGCTCAGTGCCTGTGTTCAGGATGCATCCAGCTCAAAGACAATAAAATGATTGAGGACTATGACTACAACTCAGTTCCCATCATTCAGAACAGAGTGTTTCTCAAAAAGGAGCTTTGTGACGATAAGAAGACTTACCGTCTGAGGCCAGTGAATGTGGAAGTAGCTGTGGGGTGTACCTGTGTCAGACCCCAGAGCTCCTAG